TTTATAAACAGAGTGGCCCCACATTTTCGTCGTTTTGTATTCTTCCTCCAGGTATTCCGAATCATGAACGAGAAGGTCGGCTCCTGCCGAAAACTCGACATAATCCTTATAATTCAATCCTCCCTCATGAACATAGGTCAACTCATTGTCGGTGAGAAAGACAAAGCGCTTTCCATTCTCATGAAACCTGAAGCCAATCCCCTGGTTGGGATGACTTAGCATGATGGGAGTCACTTCGATAGCGCCGACCATAAAGGGAGCATGACAGACCTTATGAAAATGAAAGTTTGCGGCAACATCGCTGAAGTTAACGGGGAAATAAGGGGCCGTCATGGTTGGGGCGATGATCCGTTCTATCGATTCCTGCGCAAAGGGGCAGCCAAAAAGATTGATATCGGCACCGCTAAAATAGATGGGATTAAAAAAGGGGAATCCCAGGAGATGGTCCCAGTGCGCATGGGTAAAAATAATGTTAATATCCTTAACACCCTCTTTGAGAAGTGCCTTCCCCGCTTTCCTGATACCCGAACCTGCATCAATGATGATAACATCATTATTCTCGCTTCTGATTTCAAGACAAGTTGTGTTGCCGCCA
This DNA window, taken from Deltaproteobacteria bacterium, encodes the following:
- a CDS encoding MBL fold metallo-hydrolase, yielding MLIRCWGARGSIPVSGREYIRYGGNTTCLEIRSENNDVIIIDAGSGIRKAGKALLKEGVKDINIIFTHAHWDHLLGFPFFNPIYFSGADINLFGCPFAQESIERIIAPTMTAPYFPVNFSDVAANFHFHKVCHAPFMVGAIEVTPIMLSHPNQGIGFRFHENGKRFVFLTDNELTYVHEGGLNYKDYVEFSAGADLLVHDSEYLEEEYKTTKMWGHSVYKDALNLALDAGVMTFGLFHHNQERSDDAIDDMVIACKKIIAQKDSYLECFAMYEGQEIVL